The Desulforegula conservatrix Mb1Pa genomic sequence ACTGAATCCCCACCTCATCAAGCACAAGGAGGCCAGATTCGGTGTATTTCTTAACTACATTGCTCGTTAATTCACTTGTCCTGAAAGTGTCGCTTATTTCGTTGAGCAGATCGAAAGCAGTGATATATTTTGCTTCAAAACCTTTCCGGATTACCTCAAGCGCTATTGCACAGGCGAGATGAGTTTTCCCGGTACCGGGAGATCCAAAAAATACCATCGAAACCCCTTCGTCCTTGATCCCTTCAAAAGCCTCAACATACCGCATTGAATATCTAACCGCCCTTTGCTGCTCTGCCGTTGTGACCTCGTAGCCTGAAATGCTTGCGTTAGCGTACTTTTTGGGAATTCCGGAGAACTGAAGGTTTTCTGATATCTTTTTGTTCCTCCGGAAAGCTGCCTCGGCGGATAGGTCAAGATCAAGCTTCAGCTGCCTTTCTTCAGCGCAGATTGGGCAAAGACTCCACATGTTTCCAAAGGGCAAGACTTCGGCCACATAATCACCATGTCTTTCACAATACTTGGTTTCTTTTTTCATTTCAGCCAGTCCTCCGGGTCAGGTAATGTATTTGCGTACTTTGCAGCTTCTGCGGCGAGGTCTTTGGGCGTCACATAGTTTGTCATCGGGCATGATGATTTCTTGCCATTCATGGGCTGTTTTTTTTGCTGCATCTGTAGTTTGTCAAACTGGATGCGGAGTTTCGACATAGACAAGATATTCGATTTCCAGAACTCGTCTGACTGGCTCCAGAGGATAATGGCCTTAATGTCTTCAGGCTCACGCTTGTCACGGTCGGTCATAAGCCTTGCTGTGTCTGACCATTCGTTGCGATAGTTGCCGGGGAATTTAAAATCAGGCTTGTTTTTCAAAATCTCATCATGCAGGAGATCGGCAAGAAGAAGATGCTTTTCAGAAAAGCTATAAATCTTTGTCTTTTTTTCAGGCTTTAATTCTGGGTCAGGGGGAGGAGTATCGTTCGGATTTTCAAAATCCGAACAATAAGAGTTTTTAATGTCTTTTGTTAAAGTGTCTTTATTGTCTTTTGTGTCCATCACTTTTGATGACGTTTTGTCATCATTTTTGATTACGCCTTGAATCACTTTTGATGACGTAATCTTTTTTGATGACGCAACCCAAGAACCAAAATCTCTATTTATTTCAATAATATGTGCCGCTTTGTCATCATTTTTGATTACACTTATGATGTTTTTTGTTATTAATGCCTGTATCGATCTGAATACATTTTGTTTCTTTAATCCTGTAATCTCAACTATTTGTGATACTGCGATCCTGTCTGAATCCTTGCTCCAGCACCAAGTTTTTCTGACAATAGCTGAAAGAACCTGCATCTGCTCGCCGGGTATCCTATGCTTGGCAACCGCCTCAAAAAACTCATTGTCGATAAATGACC encodes the following:
- a CDS encoding ATP-binding protein, whose product is MKKETKYCERHGDYVAEVLPFGNMWSLCPICAEERQLKLDLDLSAEAAFRRNKKISENLQFSGIPKKYANASISGYEVTTAEQQRAVRYSMRYVEAFEGIKDEGVSMVFFGSPGTGKTHLACAIALEVIRKGFEAKYITAFDLLNEISDTFRTSELTSNVVKKYTESGLLVLDEVGIQYGKDHDSIWLYKVINTRYVNDRPTIVISNLDDQALEKFLGSPTYDRLQEGKGAAIPFFWESRRRKQNLKMVG
- a CDS encoding replication protein yields the protein MPDRGNRSFIDNEFFEAVAKHRIPGEQMQVLSAIVRKTWCWSKDSDRIAVSQIVEITGLKKQNVFRSIQALITKNIISVIKNDDKAAHIIEINRDFGSWVASSKKITSSKVIQGVIKNDDKTSSKVMDTKDNKDTLTKDIKNSYCSDFENPNDTPPPDPELKPEKKTKIYSFSEKHLLLADLLHDEILKNKPDFKFPGNYRNEWSDTARLMTDRDKREPEDIKAIILWSQSDEFWKSNILSMSKLRIQFDKLQMQQKKQPMNGKKSSCPMTNYVTPKDLAAEAAKYANTLPDPEDWLK